The Sphingosinithalassobacter sp. CS137 genome includes a region encoding these proteins:
- a CDS encoding L,D-transpeptidase family protein — protein sequence MKRALLGLAAGALAACAPGIAAAQSLDAPTVMETVEALQPGEFLWMPEVAPEGPVLLIVNVRSQRAVVYRNGVPIGVSTVSTGREGHETPLGVFTILQKRERHFSNLYDNAPMPFMQRLTWGGVALHGGHLPGYPASHGCIRLPHEFARLLFGATRIGMTVAVVDQEQAPLLAPDSAFAGIGSAGNAPFSWTPERAPDGPVSVLVSTADREVTVLRNGIPIGRASVEIAAPVAQPMLFALQSQDADGMQWLRLALPGQDDRAEPGLRGDQFEVSEGFRQRLLAILHPGATVIVTNDSLRSAPPAGIEALLDAEAPTADP from the coding sequence ATGAAACGGGCGCTTCTTGGTCTCGCGGCAGGCGCGCTGGCGGCCTGCGCTCCGGGGATCGCCGCGGCCCAGTCGCTCGACGCGCCCACGGTGATGGAAACCGTCGAGGCGTTGCAGCCGGGCGAGTTCCTCTGGATGCCCGAGGTCGCGCCGGAGGGTCCGGTGCTGCTGATCGTCAACGTGCGTAGCCAGCGCGCGGTGGTCTATCGCAACGGCGTGCCGATCGGCGTCTCCACCGTTTCGACCGGCAGGGAAGGCCATGAGACGCCGCTCGGCGTCTTCACCATTCTCCAGAAGCGCGAGCGCCACTTCTCGAACCTCTACGACAACGCGCCGATGCCGTTCATGCAGCGGCTCACCTGGGGCGGCGTTGCCCTACACGGCGGACATCTGCCGGGCTATCCGGCTTCGCACGGCTGCATCCGCCTGCCGCACGAATTCGCGCGGCTGCTGTTCGGCGCGACCCGCATCGGGATGACGGTGGCGGTCGTGGATCAAGAACAGGCGCCGCTGCTCGCGCCCGACTCGGCATTCGCCGGGATCGGCTCGGCGGGGAACGCGCCGTTCAGCTGGACTCCGGAGCGTGCGCCCGACGGACCGGTCTCGGTGCTGGTCAGCACTGCCGATCGCGAAGTGACGGTGCTGCGCAACGGCATACCGATCGGCCGGGCGTCGGTCGAAATCGCGGCGCCGGTCGCACAGCCGATGCTCTTCGCGCTGCAATCGCAGGATGCGGACGGGATGCAGTGGCTGCGCCTCGCCCTGCCGGGCCAGGACGATAGGGCGGAGCCTGGCCTGCGCGGGGATCAGTTCGAGGTGTCGGAGGGGTTTCGTCAGCGGCTGCTCGCGATCCTCCACCCCGGAGCGACGGTGATCGTCACCAATGATTCGCTGCGTTCGGCGCCTCCCGCCGGCATCGAGGCGCTGCTCGATGCCGAAGCGCCGACGGCCGATCCGTAG
- a CDS encoding NAD(P)H-dependent oxidoreductase, with protein MSDPATRRIVVIDGHPDPDRARFVHALADAYAAGAADAGHAVRRIDIATMDFPLLRNAADWKDAAPVPDVVAAQEAIGWAEHLVILYPLWLGDVPALLKGFLEQVARPGFAIGEQEGHRGPVGLLKGRSARLVVTMGMPALFYRSYFGAHSVKSFERNILKLAGVRPVSHTLLGGVEDSAEQRAQWLDHLFDLGGRAE; from the coding sequence ATGTCGGATCCGGCAACCCGCAGGATCGTGGTGATCGACGGCCACCCCGACCCGGATCGCGCCCGCTTCGTCCATGCGCTGGCGGACGCCTATGCCGCCGGCGCTGCCGATGCGGGCCATGCGGTGCGCCGGATCGACATTGCGACGATGGACTTCCCGCTGCTGCGCAACGCGGCGGACTGGAAGGATGCCGCCCCCGTGCCGGACGTCGTCGCCGCGCAGGAGGCGATCGGCTGGGCCGAGCATCTCGTCATTCTCTATCCGCTGTGGCTCGGCGACGTTCCCGCGCTGCTCAAGGGATTTCTCGAACAAGTGGCGCGGCCCGGATTCGCGATCGGCGAACAGGAGGGGCACAGGGGCCCGGTGGGGCTTCTCAAGGGCCGTTCGGCGCGGCTCGTCGTCACGATGGGGATGCCCGCGCTGTTCTACCGCTCCTATTTCGGCGCGCATTCGGTGAAGAGCTTCGAGCGCAACATCCTCAAGCTCGCCGGAGTCCGCCCGGTGTCGCACACGCTGCTCGGCGGCGTGGAGGACAGCGCCGAACAGCGCGCGCAGTGGCTCGACCATCTGTTCGATCTGGGCGGCCGCGCCGAATGA
- a CDS encoding bifunctional acetate--CoA ligase family protein/GNAT family N-acetyltransferase, which translates to MTIHNLDRLLGPRSIAIVGASSRAGTIGQRVLENALDARLDGPVFAVNPNPIELDDDWWVPSIAELPIAPELAVIATPAPTVPDIIAELGAKGTRLAVVISAGLHDPELRQAMLDAAHSHGLRIIGPNCLGVLMPHAGVNASFAQRGAPAGGLALLSQSGALVTSMIDWAAERHVGFSGIVSLGDGADVDFADLIDLFAADARTEAIALYVESIGDAAKFMSAARAASRVKPVIALKAGRTDAAGRAAMSHTGALAGSWDVYQAAFRRAGIVPVETLTGLFGAAQVLARKRPVPGNRLAIVTNGGGAGVLAADALAKTEGALASLSPETVARLDPALPASWSRANPIDVVGDARADRFAAAVDAAAADPAVDALLVMHCPTAVANGVGIADAVLARVSAEDFPRNKPVIGCWLGAGNADHARPRFDAADVPLFDNLDEAVQGFGAMVAARNAREALLRTPAAGAVAAADRDAVQAVIHGARAEGRTTLSAGEAKQLLAALGVPVVQPVFATGAGAVADACGSMRPPYVLKIVSPQLTHKSDVGGVALNLPDSRAATRAAEEMAARIARDHPDAQLLGFEAEPMVDTVGKYELLVGIAADPAFGPVLAVGAGGKAVEVLNDRALGLPPLDAALARDMLARTRIAALLAGYRDVPAADIDGVVRVLQAVSTLVADFPEIAELDINPLLVGSDGVLALDARVGLTAPGTEAKLAIRPVPSEWTADLATRDGTALHVRPVVPADEAVLADFFEHVDAQDLRFRFLTAVRHVRRDQIAAMTQIDYRRAMHFLAFAGETLVASAMLIAESDRSNAELALSVREGWKHKGVSWTLMEHVLRYAEAERIERVESLESSENHAALALEREMGFTAHPCPENPAETLVRKVLRTPAGAA; encoded by the coding sequence ATGACCATTCACAATCTCGACCGGCTTCTCGGGCCCCGCAGCATCGCCATCGTCGGCGCATCGAGCCGCGCGGGAACGATCGGCCAGCGGGTCCTGGAAAATGCACTGGACGCGCGGCTCGATGGCCCGGTGTTCGCGGTCAATCCCAACCCGATCGAGCTGGACGACGACTGGTGGGTGCCCTCGATCGCGGAGCTTCCGATCGCACCGGAGCTGGCGGTGATCGCGACTCCGGCGCCGACCGTGCCGGACATCATCGCCGAACTCGGCGCGAAGGGAACGCGGCTGGCGGTGGTGATCTCGGCCGGGCTGCACGATCCGGAGCTGCGGCAGGCGATGCTCGACGCGGCGCACAGCCACGGCCTGCGCATCATCGGCCCGAACTGCCTGGGCGTGCTGATGCCGCACGCGGGCGTGAACGCCTCTTTCGCGCAGCGCGGCGCGCCGGCGGGCGGGCTGGCATTGCTGTCGCAAAGCGGGGCGCTGGTGACGTCGATGATCGATTGGGCCGCCGAGCGCCACGTCGGCTTTTCCGGCATCGTCTCGCTCGGCGACGGAGCCGACGTCGATTTCGCCGATCTGATCGATCTGTTCGCCGCCGACGCGCGCACCGAAGCGATCGCGCTCTACGTCGAGAGCATCGGCGATGCCGCCAAATTCATGTCGGCGGCGCGCGCGGCGTCGCGCGTCAAGCCGGTGATCGCGCTCAAGGCCGGGCGCACCGACGCGGCCGGGCGCGCGGCGATGTCGCACACCGGCGCGCTGGCGGGATCCTGGGACGTGTACCAGGCCGCGTTCCGCCGCGCCGGGATCGTGCCCGTCGAGACACTTACCGGGCTGTTCGGCGCCGCGCAGGTGCTTGCCCGCAAGCGCCCGGTGCCGGGCAATCGGCTGGCGATCGTCACCAACGGCGGCGGCGCGGGAGTGCTCGCGGCCGATGCGCTGGCGAAGACCGAGGGCGCGCTGGCCAGCCTTTCTCCGGAAACGGTCGCGCGGCTCGATCCCGCGCTGCCGGCCAGCTGGTCGCGCGCCAATCCGATCGACGTCGTCGGCGATGCGCGCGCGGACCGGTTCGCGGCGGCCGTCGATGCCGCGGCGGCCGATCCGGCGGTCGATGCGCTGCTCGTCATGCATTGCCCGACCGCGGTGGCGAACGGCGTCGGCATCGCCGATGCGGTGCTCGCGCGCGTCTCGGCCGAGGATTTTCCGCGAAACAAGCCGGTGATCGGTTGCTGGCTCGGAGCGGGCAATGCCGATCATGCGCGGCCGCGTTTCGATGCGGCCGATGTGCCGCTGTTCGATAATCTGGATGAGGCGGTGCAGGGGTTCGGCGCGATGGTGGCGGCGCGCAACGCCCGCGAGGCGCTGTTGCGCACGCCCGCGGCCGGTGCCGTCGCCGCGGCCGATCGCGACGCGGTGCAAGCGGTGATCCACGGCGCGCGCGCGGAAGGGCGCACGACGCTTTCGGCCGGCGAGGCCAAGCAGCTGCTCGCCGCGCTGGGCGTGCCCGTGGTGCAGCCGGTGTTCGCGACCGGCGCCGGGGCGGTCGCCGACGCCTGCGGTTCGATGCGTCCGCCCTATGTGCTCAAGATCGTGAGCCCCCAGCTCACGCATAAGTCCGACGTCGGAGGCGTGGCGCTGAACCTGCCCGATTCGCGCGCCGCGACCAGGGCGGCCGAGGAGATGGCGGCGCGCATCGCGCGCGACCATCCCGATGCGCAGCTGCTCGGCTTCGAAGCCGAGCCGATGGTCGACACCGTCGGCAAATATGAGCTGCTGGTCGGGATTGCGGCCGATCCGGCATTCGGGCCGGTCCTGGCGGTCGGCGCCGGGGGCAAGGCGGTCGAAGTGCTGAACGATCGCGCGCTGGGGCTGCCGCCGCTCGATGCCGCGCTTGCCCGCGACATGCTGGCGCGCACGCGGATCGCGGCGCTGCTCGCCGGTTATCGCGATGTTCCCGCAGCGGACATCGACGGCGTGGTGCGCGTGCTCCAGGCGGTCTCCACGCTGGTCGCCGATTTCCCCGAGATCGCCGAGCTCGACATCAACCCGCTGCTCGTCGGCAGCGATGGCGTGCTGGCGCTCGACGCGCGGGTCGGTCTCACCGCGCCGGGCACCGAGGCGAAGCTCGCGATCCGCCCGGTGCCGAGCGAGTGGACGGCCGATCTCGCCACGCGCGACGGCACCGCGCTGCACGTCCGCCCGGTCGTCCCCGCCGACGAAGCGGTGCTCGCCGACTTTTTCGAGCATGTCGATGCGCAGGATCTGCGCTTCCGCTTCCTCACTGCGGTCCGCCACGTCCGGCGTGACCAGATCGCCGCGATGACTCAGATCGATTATCGCCGTGCGATGCATTTCCTTGCCTTTGCGGGGGAGACATTGGTCGCCAGCGCGATGCTGATCGCCGAATCCGACCGGTCGAATGCCGAGCTCGCCCTTTCGGTACGCGAGGGCTGGAAGCACAAGGGAGTCAGCTGGACGCTGATGGAACATGTGCTCCGCTATGCCGAAGCGGAGCGAATCGAGAGGGTCGAATCGCTCGAGAGCAGCGAGAACCACGCCGCGCTCGCGCTCGAGCGCGAAATGGGCTTCACGGCGCATCCCTGCCCGGAGAACCCGGCCGAGACGCTCGTGCGCAAGGTGCTGCGCACGCCCGCGGGAGCTGCCTGA
- a CDS encoding cation-translocating P-type ATPase, with protein MYVSGGPAPAWHALPPAECLARLDAHSSGLDAGEVRSRRERDGANTLPQAARSSPLILLLRQFRSPLIYLLLGAATFSLAIGHAGDAGFIFAILLLNALIGAVQEGRAGAAAQALEAMVKQTARVRRAGRTGVVDAADLVAGDILLLESGDRISADARLLDSRGLHVDESLLTGEALPVAKDAGARTGADTPAADRVTMAHAGTMVVEGRATALVVAIGENTQIGAIGTALASARAVPPPLVVYLERLSRQIAVATVLLILLLGIAMAARGAGVYDILLLAVALAVSAIPEGLPIAVTVTLAAATSRMAKRNVIVRTLPAVEGLGACTLIATDKTGTLTRNELSVEAVLLPDGVRIDRPGWCDVFDRLEPIARAAVLCNEAERTAGGEPVGDSVDVALLRFGGDVGIDGEGAVREALFAYEPVNRFASAAVRVNERTIVYAKGAVETVAGMCDHADPALIAAAERLAGDGFRVLALAGRDVARLDECALSAPSGLALLGCVALLDPLRDEAIEAVRQCRGAGIDVRMVTGDHPATARTIARQLGLDIREGAVVTGADLRALEHDPAAFDARVAAAKVFARTEPAQKLRIVETLQRAGHFVAVTGDGVNDAPALQAAQIGVAMGRGGTDVARGASDLILTDDNFASIVAGVEEGRITFANLRKIVIFLLASAIAEIGMFLGAVLVGLPMPLTAVQLLWSNLVTNGVQDVGLAFGRGEGDELTRPPRGAGNRLLARRALTLMIAPALAMAVAALLLFEWQLDRGKTLAEAQNAVLLATVLFQNVFVLSMRSERRPIWRTPIVANPLLALGVAAALLLHLGAMTLPFLQEILGTGLPDAPMLLLCGAIAGLVLLVSEATKAVLKRR; from the coding sequence GTGTACGTCAGCGGCGGGCCTGCCCCAGCTTGGCACGCACTGCCGCCGGCGGAATGCCTCGCGCGGCTCGATGCGCACAGCAGCGGGCTCGACGCCGGCGAGGTGCGAAGCCGCCGCGAACGCGACGGCGCCAACACCCTTCCCCAAGCGGCCCGATCCTCGCCGCTGATCCTGCTGCTTCGCCAGTTCCGCAGCCCGCTCATCTATCTGCTGCTTGGCGCGGCGACGTTTTCGCTGGCGATCGGCCATGCGGGCGACGCGGGCTTCATCTTCGCCATATTGCTGCTCAACGCGCTGATCGGCGCGGTGCAGGAAGGCCGCGCCGGAGCCGCCGCCCAGGCGCTGGAAGCGATGGTCAAGCAGACCGCGCGCGTCCGGCGGGCGGGGCGCACCGGCGTGGTGGACGCCGCCGATCTGGTGGCGGGCGACATCTTGCTCCTCGAATCGGGCGACCGCATTTCCGCCGACGCACGCCTGCTCGACAGCCGCGGCCTCCATGTCGACGAATCGCTGCTCACCGGCGAAGCGCTGCCGGTCGCGAAGGACGCAGGCGCGCGAACCGGAGCGGACACCCCCGCCGCCGACCGCGTAACGATGGCGCACGCCGGCACCATGGTGGTGGAGGGGCGCGCCACGGCGCTCGTCGTGGCGATTGGAGAGAACACTCAGATCGGCGCGATCGGCACCGCGCTGGCATCGGCGCGCGCGGTGCCGCCGCCGCTCGTCGTCTATCTCGAGCGCCTGTCGCGGCAGATCGCCGTGGCCACGGTCCTGCTCATCCTGCTGCTCGGCATCGCGATGGCGGCGCGCGGCGCCGGTGTCTACGACATCCTCCTGCTCGCCGTCGCGCTGGCGGTCTCGGCGATTCCCGAGGGGCTACCGATCGCAGTGACGGTGACGCTCGCCGCCGCCACGAGCCGCATGGCCAAACGCAATGTGATCGTGCGGACGCTTCCGGCAGTAGAAGGGCTCGGCGCCTGTACCCTGATCGCGACCGACAAGACCGGCACGTTGACGCGCAACGAACTGAGTGTCGAGGCCGTGCTGCTTCCGGACGGGGTGCGCATCGATCGCCCCGGCTGGTGCGACGTCTTCGATCGGCTCGAGCCGATCGCGCGCGCGGCGGTGCTGTGCAACGAGGCCGAGCGCACCGCCGGCGGCGAGCCGGTGGGCGACAGCGTCGACGTGGCGCTGCTGCGTTTCGGCGGAGATGTCGGCATCGACGGCGAGGGCGCGGTGCGCGAGGCGCTGTTCGCCTATGAGCCGGTCAATCGCTTCGCCAGCGCCGCGGTGCGCGTGAACGAGCGAACGATCGTCTACGCCAAGGGCGCGGTCGAGACGGTGGCGGGAATGTGCGACCACGCCGACCCGGCGCTGATCGCCGCGGCGGAACGATTGGCGGGCGACGGCTTCCGAGTCCTCGCGCTCGCGGGACGCGACGTGGCGAGGCTCGACGAGTGCGCGCTTTCCGCGCCTTCGGGGCTTGCGCTGCTCGGCTGCGTGGCGCTGCTCGATCCGCTGCGCGACGAAGCGATCGAAGCGGTGCGCCAGTGCCGCGGCGCGGGCATCGACGTGCGGATGGTGACCGGCGACCATCCCGCCACCGCGCGCACGATCGCGCGCCAGCTCGGCCTCGACATTCGCGAGGGCGCAGTCGTCACCGGTGCCGATCTGCGCGCGCTGGAGCACGACCCGGCCGCATTCGACGCGCGCGTGGCGGCGGCGAAGGTCTTCGCGCGCACCGAGCCCGCGCAGAAACTACGCATCGTGGAGACGCTGCAGCGCGCCGGGCATTTCGTCGCGGTGACCGGCGACGGCGTCAACGACGCGCCGGCGCTCCAGGCGGCGCAGATCGGCGTCGCAATGGGGCGCGGCGGCACCGATGTGGCGCGCGGCGCCTCCGACCTGATCCTGACGGACGATAATTTCGCCTCGATCGTCGCCGGAGTCGAGGAAGGCCGGATCACCTTCGCGAACCTGCGCAAGATCGTGATCTTCCTGCTCGCCTCCGCGATCGCGGAGATCGGCATGTTCCTTGGCGCGGTGCTGGTCGGCCTGCCGATGCCGCTCACCGCGGTGCAGCTTCTCTGGAGCAATCTGGTCACCAATGGAGTGCAGGACGTGGGACTCGCCTTTGGCCGCGGCGAGGGCGACGAGCTCACGCGCCCGCCACGCGGCGCGGGCAACCGTCTGCTCGCCAGACGCGCGCTGACGCTGATGATCGCGCCCGCGCTCGCGATGGCGGTGGCCGCGCTGCTGCTGTTCGAGTGGCAGCTCGATCGCGGGAAGACCCTCGCCGAGGCGCAGAACGCCGTGCTGCTCGCCACGGTGCTGTTCCAGAACGTCTTCGTGCTGTCGATGCGGAGCGAGCGTCGACCAATCTGGCGGACACCGATTGTCGCCAACCCCCTGCTCGCGCTCGGCGTCGCCGCGGCGCTGCTTCTGCACCTCGGCGCGATGACGCTGCCGTTCCTGCAGGAAATTCTGGGAACGGGACTTCCCGACGCGCCGATGCTCCTGCTCTGCGGGGCCATTGCGGGACTGGTTCTCCTCGTATCCGAAGCGACCAAGGCGGTGCTGAAGCGCCGCTGA
- a CDS encoding ABC transporter ATP-binding protein, which yields MSGVTLTNVSKAYGAVQVIDRLSLDIESGEFIVFLGPSGCGKSTLLRMIAGLETVDSGEIHIGTRRVDPLPPGARGIAMVFQHYALYPHMTVRENMAFGLRNAGVASDEIDRRTQAAAESLEIGALLDRKPGQLSGGQRQRVAIARAIVKEPELFLLDEPLSNLDAALRVRTRLELAQLHQRLRTTTIFVTHDQVEAMTLADRIVVLNAGGIEQIGTPMDIYLRPRTRFVATFVGSPTINLLPATLSPASNGVARVRLPDGSELETGVPTAALGDTSELTLGLRAECVRIADPQSARLRGTARVVERLGERTLVHVALPDGTMLVAEDSGVSQVRAGDAVGLAVEGGAAHLFDRDGIGHHPAAAH from the coding sequence TTGTCGGGTGTCACCCTGACGAATGTCAGCAAGGCCTATGGCGCCGTGCAGGTGATCGATCGCCTGTCGCTCGACATCGAATCCGGCGAGTTCATCGTCTTTCTGGGCCCGTCGGGCTGCGGCAAGTCGACGCTGCTGCGGATGATCGCAGGACTGGAAACCGTCGATTCGGGCGAAATCCACATCGGCACGCGGCGTGTCGACCCGCTGCCGCCCGGCGCGCGCGGGATCGCCATGGTGTTCCAGCATTACGCGCTCTACCCGCACATGACGGTGCGCGAGAATATGGCGTTCGGGCTGCGCAACGCGGGCGTGGCATCGGACGAGATCGACCGGCGCACGCAAGCCGCTGCCGAAAGCCTCGAGATCGGCGCGCTGCTGGATCGCAAGCCCGGACAGCTTTCGGGCGGCCAGCGCCAGCGCGTGGCGATCGCGCGCGCGATCGTGAAGGAGCCCGAGCTGTTCCTTCTCGACGAGCCGCTGTCGAACCTCGACGCGGCGCTGCGGGTCCGTACCCGGCTCGAACTGGCGCAGCTTCACCAGCGGCTGCGCACCACCACCATCTTCGTCACGCACGACCAGGTCGAGGCGATGACGCTCGCCGACCGGATCGTCGTGCTCAATGCCGGCGGCATCGAGCAGATCGGCACGCCGATGGACATTTATCTGCGGCCGCGCACGCGCTTCGTCGCCACCTTCGTCGGCTCACCGACGATCAACCTGCTGCCCGCTACGCTGAGCCCTGCCTCGAACGGAGTGGCCCGTGTGCGGCTACCCGACGGCAGCGAGCTGGAGACTGGGGTGCCCACCGCGGCTTTGGGCGACACCTCCGAACTGACGCTGGGGCTGCGTGCCGAATGCGTCCGCATCGCCGATCCGCAGTCCGCGCGGCTGCGCGGCACTGCCCGCGTGGTCGAGCGGCTGGGCGAGCGCACACTGGTCCATGTCGCGCTTCCCGACGGCACGATGCTGGTGGCCGAGGACAGCGGCGTTTCGCAGGTCCGCGCCGGAGATGCCGTGGGACTCGCGGTCGAGGGCGGCGCGGCGCATCTGTTCGATCGCGACGGCATCGGCCATCATCCGGCGGCCGCGCACTAG
- a CDS encoding carbohydrate ABC transporter permease, whose product MANSFSEPTAPLPAASLRRLPWPATWDHALFVLPYLAVFVLMLVVPLAMGIGLSTTKGDLFGIEEWVGLANFIRLFGDPIFLETVWNTFYFVLLTVPALAILGLALALVLNRQTRWAAVLRTIFFASTVLSVTVVTLVWRLVFLPDSGLLGVLAESVGATPIAFLNDEDLAMPAIAVTTIWWCIGLPMVLFLAALQQVPRDLYEAAALDNASRWTTLTKITLPAIRRTFVLVIIIEIILQFQLFGQPQLMTLGGPNNATRPIVLFIYEAGWRQWELGYAAAAAQVLFVMILLAAMAQYWVSSRKDGQ is encoded by the coding sequence GTGGCCAACAGCTTCTCGGAACCGACGGCCCCGCTGCCGGCCGCATCGCTTCGCCGCCTGCCCTGGCCGGCGACCTGGGATCACGCGCTGTTCGTGCTGCCCTATCTCGCGGTGTTCGTGCTGATGCTGGTGGTGCCGCTAGCAATGGGCATCGGGCTTTCGACCACCAAGGGCGATCTGTTCGGCATCGAGGAATGGGTGGGGCTCGCCAATTTCATCCGGCTGTTCGGCGATCCGATCTTCCTCGAAACGGTGTGGAACACCTTCTATTTCGTGCTGCTGACGGTGCCCGCACTGGCGATCCTGGGGCTCGCGCTGGCGCTGGTGCTCAATCGCCAGACGCGTTGGGCGGCCGTGCTGCGCACCATCTTCTTCGCGTCGACCGTGCTGTCGGTCACGGTCGTCACGCTGGTCTGGCGGCTGGTGTTCCTGCCCGACAGCGGCCTTCTGGGAGTGCTCGCCGAAAGCGTGGGCGCCACGCCGATCGCCTTCCTCAACGACGAGGATCTTGCCATGCCGGCGATCGCAGTCACCACCATCTGGTGGTGCATCGGCCTGCCGATGGTGCTGTTCCTCGCCGCGCTCCAGCAGGTGCCGCGCGACCTCTACGAAGCCGCCGCGCTCGACAATGCCTCGCGCTGGACGACGCTGACGAAGATCACGCTTCCGGCGATCCGCCGCACCTTCGTGCTCGTCATCATCATCGAGATCATCCTGCAGTTCCAGCTGTTCGGCCAACCGCAGCTGATGACGCTGGGCGGCCCCAACAACGCCACCCGCCCGATCGTGCTCTTCATCTACGAAGCCGGCTGGCGGCAATGGGAGCTGGGCTATGCCGCCGCCGCGGCGCAGGTGCTGTTCGTGATGATCCTGCTCGCCGCGATGGCGCAATATTGGGTATCCAGCCGGAAGGACGGTCAATGA
- a CDS encoding carbohydrate ABC transporter permease — protein MSRPGTNSRIAILLVVLAAVLMLVPLLWVLALSLKANAELMTDTNSVFRGPYTLENYRTLLGDGQVFRWIGNSLIVSLGMTAGVLILSSLAGYGFSRLEFPGRNVLFVVVLLGLAVPEQAVIIARHQMFSWAELHNSYIALILPGLSAPFGVFLMTQYFRAIPKDIDEAALLDGASRFRIFWKLLLPLTIPAQATLGIFTFLSAWNDYWWPLVSATDKDMFTLTVGIASTQMNFAQTEGLGFLMAQAVFAGLPILIVYLFFQKYIVQAVAGAAGR, from the coding sequence ATGAGCCGCCCCGGCACGAACAGTCGCATCGCGATCCTTCTGGTCGTGCTCGCCGCGGTGCTGATGCTGGTCCCGCTGCTCTGGGTGCTGGCGCTGTCGCTCAAGGCCAATGCCGAGCTGATGACCGACACCAATTCGGTGTTCCGCGGCCCCTATACGCTGGAGAATTACCGCACGCTGTTGGGCGATGGCCAGGTGTTCCGCTGGATCGGCAACAGCCTGATCGTCTCGCTGGGGATGACGGCGGGCGTGCTGATCCTCTCGTCGCTCGCCGGCTACGGCTTTTCGCGGCTGGAGTTTCCCGGCCGCAACGTCCTGTTCGTGGTCGTGCTGCTCGGCCTCGCCGTGCCCGAACAGGCCGTGATCATCGCGCGGCACCAGATGTTCAGCTGGGCCGAGCTGCACAACAGCTATATCGCGCTGATCCTGCCCGGCCTGTCAGCGCCGTTCGGCGTGTTCCTGATGACGCAATATTTCCGCGCCATTCCCAAGGACATCGACGAGGCGGCGCTGCTCGACGGCGCATCGCGCTTCCGCATCTTCTGGAAGCTGCTGCTGCCGCTCACGATTCCGGCTCAGGCGACGCTGGGGATCTTCACCTTTCTCTCCGCGTGGAACGACTATTGGTGGCCGCTCGTGTCGGCGACCGACAAGGACATGTTCACGCTGACCGTCGGCATCGCCTCGACCCAGATGAATTTCGCCCAGACCGAAGGGCTCGGCTTCCTGATGGCACAGGCGGTGTTCGCCGGATTGCCGATCCTGATCGTCTATCTCTTCTTCCAGAAATATATCGTTCAGGCAGTGGCGGGAGCGGCAGGACGATGA